Proteins from a single region of Juglans microcarpa x Juglans regia isolate MS1-56 chromosome 5S, Jm3101_v1.0, whole genome shotgun sequence:
- the LOC121266820 gene encoding L-type lectin-domain containing receptor kinase VII.1: MFLLLPCIFLFFRSISAVDFAFNGFNSSDMLLYGFATVESRVLTLTNRTTFTIGRALYPKKIPAKKPNSSYVYPFSTSFIFSMAPYKNTLPGHGIVFLFVPFTGITGASSAQHLGLFNFTNNGNSKNIFGVEFDVFKNQEFDDISANHVGIDVNSLKSIQAHDAGYWPDNRRGNNVSDIDDAKSFKELKLNNGENYQVWIDYSDSLINVTMAPAGMKRPLRPLLNVSLNLSEVFEDEMYVGFTSATGALMESHKILAWSFSNSNFSLSEKLVTTGLPSFVLPKGPISRSKGFIAGMTVGGFIVILLCALFTVSCIKRQRRKARERAEMEEWELEYWPHRIAYQEIETATEGFAEESVIGTGGNGKVYKGVLVGGAEIAVKCISHENDGMREFLAEISSLGRLKHRSLVGLRGWCKREKGSFLLIYDYMENGSLDKWVFECDENKMLSCEDRIRILKDVASAVLYLHEGWESKVLHRDIKASNVLLDKDMNGRLGDFGLARMHGHGQVPTTTRVVGTVGYLAPEVIKSGRASAQTDVFGFGALILEVMCGRRPIEEGKPPLVDWAWQLMVQGQLLNVLDERLRAIGGFEEQEVDRVLHLGLLCVYPDPSSRPTMRQVVKVLEGNNEVDELGSEDMDAYLRQRLKSQGRWSEFSMHFGSSSHPTFEDIRQSSLMSLSWSNTVEGRKK; this comes from the exons ATGTTTCTCCTGCTGCCCTGCATCTTCCTGTTCTTCCGATCCATTTCCGCTGTTGATTTCGCCTTCAATGGCTTCAACTCCTCCGATATGTTACTTTATGGATTCGCCACCGTTGAATCTCGTGTTCTAACACTCACTAATAGAACGACTTTCACAATTGGTCGTGCCCTTTACCCGAAAAAGATTCCAGCAAAAAAGCCCAACTCTTCTTATGTGTATCCTTTTTCGACTTCTTTCATCTTCTCCATGGCTCCTTACAAGAATACTCTTCCTGGGCATGGCATAGTTTTCCTTTTTGTGCCCTTTACTGGCATCACAGGCGcgagctcagctcaacatcttGGCCTTTTCAACTTCACCAACAATGGGAATTCCAAGAATATTTTTGGAGTCGAATTTGATGTGTTTAAGAACCAAGAATTCGACGACATAAGCGCCAATCATGTTGGGATCGATGTGAACTCCCTCAAATCGATCCAAGCACATGATGCCGGGTACTGGCCCGACAACCGAAGAGGCAACAACGTCAGCGATATTGATGATGCGAAGTCCTTCAAGGAATTGAAGCTGAACAATGGTGAAAATTACCAAGTTTGGATTGACTATTCTGATTCTTTGATTAATGTTACCATGGCTCCTGCAGGCATGAAAAGACCCCTGAGGCCTTTGTTGAATGTTTCTCTTAATCTTTCTGAGGTGTTCGAGGACGAAATGTATGTTGGCTTTACTAGTGCTACCGGAGCGTTAATGGAAAGTCACAAGATTTTGGCGTGGAGCTTTAGTAATTCGAACTTTTCATTAAGCGAAAAGTTGGTCACGACAGGTTTGCCATCGTTTGTTCTTCCAAAGGGGCCGATATCTCGTTCTAAAGGGTTTATTGCAGGAATGACGGTGGGAGGTTTCATAGTTATTTTACTTTGTGCCCTGTTTACTGTGTCTTGTATCAAGAGGCAGCGAAGGAAAGCTAGAGAGAGAGCGGAAATGGAAGAATGGGAATTGGAGTATTGGCCCCACAGAATTGCATACCAAGAAATCGAGACGGCAACAGAAGGGTTCGCAGAAGAAAGTGTGATCGGAACCGGAGGGAATGGGAAGGTCTACAAGGGGGTTTTGGTAGGAGGGGCGGAGATTGCGGTGAAAtgcatttcacatgaaaatgaTGGGATGAGAGAATTCTTGGCTGAAATTTCAAGCCTTGGAAGATTGAAGCACAGAAGTTTGGTGGGGTTGAGAGGCTGGTgcaagagagagaagggaagcTTCTTGTTGATCTATGACTACATGGAAAATGGAAGCTTGGACAAGTGGGTATTCGAATGCGACGAGAACAAGATGTTGAGCTGCGAAGACAGGATAAGGATTTTAAAAGATGTGGCTTCAGCAGTCTTGTACTTGCACGAGGGGTGGGAATCCAAAGTCCTGCATCGAGACATAAAGGCCAGCAACGTGTTGCTTGACAAGGACATGAATGGAAGGTTAGGGGATTTTGGACTAGCCCGGATGCACGGCCATGGTCAAGTGCCTACCACAACAAGAGTGGTCGGGACGGTCGGATACTTGGCGCCGGAGGTGATAAAGAGTGGGCGGGCATCTGCTCAAACTGATGTGTTCGGATTTGGGGCCTTGATCTTGGAAGTCATGTGTGGGAGGAGGCCTATAGAGGAGGGAAAGCCACCTTTGGTAGATTGGGCGTGGCAATTGATGGTACAAGGGCAGCTATTGAATGTCCTTGATGAAAGGTTGAGGGCTATAGGCGGGTTTGAGGAGCAGGAAGTTGACAGGGTGCTGCACTTGGGGTTGTTGTGTGTATATCCTGACCCAAGTTCCCGGCCAACCATGAGACAAGTGGTGAAAGTTTTGGAGGGGAATAATGAGGTGGACGAGCTTGGAAGTGAAGATATGGATGCATATTTGCGACAAAGATTGAAATCCCAGGGTAGGTGGTCCGAGTTTTCTATGCATTTTGGCTCCTCATCTCACCCAACATTTGAAGATATTCGACAGTCTTCATTGATGTCTCTGTCTTGGTCCAATACTGTAGAGGGCAG GAAAAAATGA